In Bos taurus isolate L1 Dominette 01449 registration number 42190680 breed Hereford chromosome 11, ARS-UCD2.0, whole genome shotgun sequence, one DNA window encodes the following:
- the CCT7 gene encoding T-complex protein 1 subunit eta — protein sequence MMPTPVILLKEGTDSSQGIPQLVSNISACQVIAEAVRTTLGPRGMDKLIVDGRGKATISNDGATILKLLDVVHPAAKTLVDIAKSQDAEVGDGTTSVTLLAAEFLKQVKPYVEEGLHPQIIIRAFRTATQLAVNKIKEIAVTVKKEDKVEQRKLLEKCAMTALSSKLISQQKAFFAKMVVDAVMMLDDLLQLKMIGIKKVQGGALEESQLVAGVAFKKTFSYAGFEMQPKKYHNPMIALLNVELELKAEKDNAEIRVHTVEDYQAIVDAEWNILYDKLEKIHHSGAKVVLSKLPIGDVATQYFADRDMFCAGRVPEEDLKRTMMACGGSIQTSVNALSSDVLGRCQVFEETQIGGERYNFFTGCPKAKTCTIILRGGAEQFMEETERSLHDAIMIVRRAIKNDSVVAGGGAIEMELSKYLRDYSRTIPGKQQLLIGAYAKALEIIPRQLCDNAGFDATNILNKLRARHAQGGMWYGVDINTEDIADNFEAFVWEPAMVRINALTAASEAACLIVSVDETIKNPRSTVDASPAAGRGRGRGRLH from the exons ATGATG CCCACACCAGTTATCCTGTTGAAAGAGGGGACTGATAGCTCCCAAGGCATCCCCCAGCTTGTAAGTAACATCAGTGCCTGCCAGGTGATTGCTGAGGCTGTCAGAACTACCCTGGGCCCCCGTGGTATGGACAAGCTCATTGTGGATGGCCGAG GCAAAGCAACAATTTCTAATGACGGGGCCACAATTCTGAAACTCCTTGATGTTGTCCATCCTGCAGCGAAGACTTTAGTGGACATTGCAAAATCCCAAGATGCTGAG GTCGGTGACGGCACCACCTCAGTGACCCTGCTGGCTGCAGAATTTCTGAAACAGGTGAAACCCTACGTGGAGGAAGGTTTGCACCCGCAGATCATCATCCGCGCCTTCCGCACTGCCACACAGTTG GCAGTTAACAAGATCAAAGAGATCGCAGtgactgtgaagaaggaagaTAAAGT GGAGCAGAGGAAGCTGCTTGAGAAATGTGCCATGACTGCTCTGAGCTCCAAGCTGATCTCCCAGCAGAAAGCCTTCTTCGCTAAGATGGTGGTGGACGCGGTGATGATGCTTGATGATTTGCTGCAGCTTAAAATGATTGGAATCAAGAAGGTGCAAGGTGGAGCCCTAGAG gagTCCCAGCTTGTCGCTGGCGTCGCATTCAAGAAGACTTTCTCTTATGCTGGGTTTGAAATGCAGCCCAAAAAGTACCATAATCCAATGATTGCCCTTTTAAATGTTGAGCTCGAGCTGAAAGCTGAGAAAGATAATGCGGAAATCAGAGTCCATACAGTTGAG GATTATCAGGCAATTGTTGATGCTGAGTGGAACATTCTTTATGACAAGTTAGAGAAGATCCATCATTCTGGAGCCAAAGTCGTCTTATCTAAACTCCCCATCGGGGATGTGGCCACCCAGTACTTTGCTGACAGGGACATGTTCTGCGCTGGCCGAGTGCCGGAGGAGGATCTGAAGAGGACAATGATG GCTTGTGGAGGCTCCATCCAGACCAGTGTGAATGCGCTGTCGTCAGATGTTCTGGGCCGCTGCCAGGTCTTTGAAGAGACTCAGATTGGAGGCGAGAG GTACAATTTCTTCACTGGCTGCCCTAAGGCCAAGACATGCACTATCATCCTCCGTGGTGGTGCAGAGCAATTTATGGAGGAGACAGAGCGGTCCCTGCACGACGCCATCATGATTGTCAGGAGGGCCATCAAG AATGATTCAGTGGTGGCTGGTGGTGGCGCCATCGAGATGGAGCTCTCTAAGTACCTTCGAGATTACTCAAGAACCATTCCAGGAAAACAGCAGCTACTGATTGGGGCCTATGCCAAGGCCTTGGAAATTATCCCACGCCAGCTCTGTGACAATGCTGGTTTTGATGCCACAAACATCCTCAACAAGCTACGGGCTCGGCACGCCCAG GGGGGCATGTGGTACGGGGTGGACATCAACACTGAGGACATTGCTGACAACTTTGAGGCCTTTGTGTGGGAGCCAGCGATGGTGCGGATCAACGCCCTGACTGCCGCCTCCGAGGCC